The Candidatus Effluviviaceae Genus V sp. sequence ACCTTTCAGGAGCTCGCGCTCTCCAATACGCTGTCCCTCGAGGCGCTCGTTCGGGTTCTCGCGAGGAACGGCAACATCGATCCCAACGAGCTCATGAAGGAGATGGAGAAAGTGAAGAGCGAGCGGTTCCGGGACGACACACCGACGCCGGACGACGTCGCTCACTAGGGAGGGAGTCCCATGCTGGCACTAGCACTGCTGTTCCCGGAGACCGCGCACGCCATGGGTACGACCGGCGCACAGGGCGGCGAGGGCGGAGGAGGCGGTGCGACGGGCATGTTCATCATGCTCATCGCGATCTTCGCCATCTTCTACTTCCTGATGATCCGACCGGAGTCGAAGCGCCGCAAGGAGCGCCAGCAGATGATCGAGGCGCTCAAGCGCAACGACAGGGTCGTGACCATCGGGGGTCTCTACGGCGAGATCCAGGACGTGCACGATGACAAGGTCGTCCTCCGGATCGCCGAAGGCATCAAGGTCGAGGTGGCGAAGTCCGCCATCAGCGCTGTAAGGGAGTAGCTCCGCACCATGGCGGTTCGTGACGTCGTCAGACACGGGCACAACGTGCTGACCGGCAACCTTCCCGAGATCGACGAGGTGACGCCCGAGATCCGTAAGGTCGTCGATGACATGATCGACACCATGCGGGAGGGCGAGCCGCCCGGGGTCGGGCTGGCCGGTCCGCAGATCGGTGAGGCGCTCCGCGTGATCGTCGCCGAGCCCCCGCCGGACCACGAGGACGATGTCGCCGTCTATCGTGACGCTGTCGTTCTTCTCAACCCGCAGATCGTCATGGCCTCCGGTCGCGAGGTCATCGAGGAAGGTTGCCTCAGCTGCCCCGGCGTCACCGCGGACGTCGAACGTCCCAGTCACGTCGTCGTGAAGGGACTCGACGTCGAGGGGCGCGAGGTCAAGCTCGAGGTGACCGGCGCCCTCGCCCGCATCTTCCAGCATGAGATCGATCATCTGAACGGCAAGTTCTTCTTCGATCATCTCAATCCGCTGAAGAGGCAGCTCGTCAAGGCGCGCATCCGTAGAACGTAGGGCGGGCTCCTTGAAGCCCGCTCCGGTGAGTTGCCGACATGCGCATCGTGTTCATGGGAACACCGGACTTCGCGGTGCCTTCCCTCCGACAAACCCATGCTTCGGCGCACGACGTCCTCCTCGTCGTGACCCAGCCGGACCGTCCCGCCGGTCGGGGCCGGCGACTGACGCCCCCGCCCGTCAAGACGGCCGCCGGGGAGC is a genomic window containing:
- the yajC gene encoding preprotein translocase subunit YajC; this encodes MGTTGAQGGEGGGGGATGMFIMLIAIFAIFYFLMIRPESKRRKERQQMIEALKRNDRVVTIGGLYGEIQDVHDDKVVLRIAEGIKVEVAKSAISAVRE
- the def gene encoding peptide deformylase, giving the protein MAVRDVVRHGHNVLTGNLPEIDEVTPEIRKVVDDMIDTMREGEPPGVGLAGPQIGEALRVIVAEPPPDHEDDVAVYRDAVVLLNPQIVMASGREVIEEGCLSCPGVTADVERPSHVVVKGLDVEGREVKLEVTGALARIFQHEIDHLNGKFFFDHLNPLKRQLVKARIRRT